The genomic interval CAGTCTATTTAATCAATAGACAGTCTATTTAATCAATAGACTTCCTACAcctattctaaaaaataaatcttcatttcaagttctttttaaaaaattacctgattataattttttaaaaacttttagatgTCTTTGTTGGCCCAATCTCCAGCCCTTTAATCGGCACAAAATGTATCTATGATCCAAACCTTGCATATTTATGGGTTATAGTCCATAAGGGCTATTTATGTCTTCATGTGCCAACTGGTCAAGTCCATGTCTCCCGAGATGTTTAATTTCATGATACTTGTTTTCCCTTTGCATCCATCTCGTCTGAGTCTCCATTCACTTTGCCCAACTCGGGTCCAATTCTCCCTTCACCATCCACGACTCAACTGCCACCCATTCCTCCAATATCAACTAGACCCGAAATACCTCAGTCCATCCTCAATAACTAAGCCCACCCGGTTGACTCAACTAATTCCTTGACTGACCCGAGCCCACAACACAACTCTATCTCTGCTAGGGCTTCTCCTTCAAGCTCCCGTACCTCAATAGTGCCTCCATATTCTCATTCGACTTCCAGAACACCAACAACGCCTCTCTCTTCATCAATCACTTCTCCTTCTCTTCCACCACAACCACAACATCCCATGCTCACCCGCTCACGAAACAACATACATTGCCCTCTCCATCGTTCTGACGGCACTGTCACATGGCCCCTTCCTAAGCCCTCTCTCCATCATACAGAAACCACTCCCTCTCCTGTTCCTGAAGAGCTGTCCTCGTTCACCGAGGCCTCCAAGCACCCTAAATGGTGTGCGACTATGGCTCTTGAATTCCAAGCCCTTCTCTCCAATTACACGTGGGATCTAGTCCCATACTCCTCTGATGTGAATGTTATCGGGTCTAAATAGATCTTGAAAACCAAACGACATGTCGATGGGACCCTTGAACGCCGTAAGGCTAGCCTTGTGACCAAAAGGTTCCACTAACAGGCCGGTGTTGATTTTTTCCGATGGTCATTATATCAGTTGGACGTCCAAAACGCCTTCATTCACGATGACTTGGAAGAAGCTACTATATGCAGCAATCGCCAGGCTTTACAAATCCAGATTTTCCACATCACCTCTATAAGTTGCGTAAATCCTTATACGGTCTTAAACAAGCCCCTAGGGCTTGGTTTTCCAAACTCAGTAATAAACTTCTATCTTTAGGATTTGTTGCCTCTAGATCTGACACGTCCCTATTTTACTACACAAATAAAACTAACTTTGTTTTTGTTCTCATATACGTAGACGATATTATTGTGACGGGCTCTAGCTTTGTACTTATCTCACAATTTATTTCTGCCTTGAGTAACTCCTTTCCAGTAAAGGACTTATGTGACTTGCACTATTTTTTAGGGATCGAGATCAATCGGTCCTCTAATAGTTTGTGTATGACTCAATCTAAGTATATCAATGATCtcttgaagaaaacaaatatgcaTAATTTTAAGCCAGTTTCCACACCCATGTTATCGTCCATTCAGCTCACGGCCACTGAAGGTACATCGTATGAGGATCCTCAGTTGTACCATAGCACAGTTGGAAGTCTCCAATACCTTTCATTCACTCGTCCTGACATCTCTTTTTCAATCAATAGGGTATGCCAGTTCATGCACGATCCTTGCCTCTCTCATTGGCAGGCAGTCAAACGCATTTTGCGTTATTTACGTTTAACATCTGATTTTTGTCTTTATTTCTCTCAtaaatcatcatttaatttatttgtcaaCCTTGTTCTACACTCCCGCACCAAGCACGTGGCTTTTGATTATCACTTTGTTCAGGTACATGTTGCTGACAAGTCCCTTCAGGTATCCTTTGTTTCCAGCAAAGATAAGCTAGCTGACATCTTTACCAAGCCATTATCCACTGTTCGGTTTGCACTTATGCGATCAAGCCTCAATGTTTTCCCTGTGAAGCTTGCATCGAGGGGAGCTATTGAGGCAAACAAATACTCTACACATAAAAGGCCGTTAGGCGACAACACTACAAAGAAGGAAAGCTCGGCAACATCATGCAGCACCTCACCTGTAGAGAACATTTTGGTTATAACATAATGATGATGTAGCTATCTATTATTGGTTCATTGTTgtatcatttctttctctctcataaATCAcgagtgtataaatatataccaTTGTAAATCATTGAAAGTGTGGAAATAGAAACAGAGCACATTTTCGGAATCTCTCTTGTATTTCAATCTTTTTATCAAATATCTGTGATGCAACCTTTTAGGAGTAATTTTCTAAAGGCTTTTACATTGAGAAGCTGATCAAGGTCGTAACTTCTTAATACAATTCTATTAAATCACAATCAACTCAACATTGCAATATTGGCCACTAATTTTTATCATTGGGCATAAGGAAGTAGCTGATCGAATATGCCATTAACGACAACACATTTCTTGTACAAAAGATGAGTCATAGAATGGTTATGTCCTCCCTACCATTGCATTGAAAAGTCGGTTTGGCCATaagttttttcattaataatggATTTCCACCTTAACTTGATCTGTTGTTTGACTTGTACAGCCTATTTTATAATAGTGAGTTTAAATTCGGCCGGACCACTTTCATGGAGTATCAGCAAAACACAATCCTTGGAACACAATTCAAAGTCTAGCCCATGTGATGGTTTTGAATATGAACTATGAAGAGATTGCTAATGGCCGAAAGATTGATATATGAAAATCAACTCTTGTTACAAATTCAAACTATCGACATATTGATGCACTCTATAAACAGAGTTAGGCTCAAATAATACAAGTCCCGACGAATCCCATGCGTATGAATCATTCCCTGCCGCACACGTAACCACACAACGTACGTGAGCAGCTTCTTTTGACCAATCGTTCTtcattctcatttgttttccCTTCTAATATACTCTAATCAGTAATCATTTAGCTTCGCTTTCTTTAATATGAGAGTTTGGATGACGCTTGAAGAAGAACCAACGTGGCAAGGTTTTGCTTTCGCAGTTACGCTGTAAATCTCAAAAAGGCCAAAGAGTAAAGTATTGGCAGGTTAAGAAGGGACCAATTATCGGCACCCCATGTGGCACCATCTTCGCGTGAATGACGTTCCACTTGTACACATGTCCAGTGCTGGTCCCACCACCAGCTGTACGCTAAATTAGTATACTTTGTTGATTATTATAGGTAATCAGTGATTATTATAGGTAATCAGTTGCAAAGTAGTGACTAAGAGAGAGCACGTGGAATGCCATCGCGCCGTGTATTCGTCATCTGTAAATCGATTTTGCGGCTTGAGTTACAATTTCGAAACAGAAGTTGACAATCAACTACTACAAAACAGAATACTGACCACACGATAACTAATTGAAGAGAATCAATCCAAGATGGTTTTATTTTACCTCCCTAGAAACCAACCGTATTCCACCGCTTGGCACCGTCACGGTTCGATTGGTTAGAGGGCGCTCACCCTTTCCAGCATTTCATTCACCATCGATACTGCTCAAAATTGTCCCCCTCCAATTTCTCTGTGCCTCTCCTATTTCACAGTACATTAACTCCCGAAACCAAAACAGCTTCAAACAAATAGCCCATAAGATTTTGGCTCTTTCCCTCTCCGAATTTCTTTTCTGTCTGTCTCTCTTATAATTCAAACGAATACAAAATCTATGGGAGACGAGGATAGGGAGGCCTTGCTAAGCCGGAACACAAAATTCACACGCTGCATCTCGCACGCGCAGGACGAGTTGCAGAGCTTCAGATCCTATCTTCAATGGATGTGCGTGGACCAATCGAATGTGTGGACAGCGTGTCTGTCTTGGTCCATGTTCATCCTCTTCGCGATCGTCGTGCCCGCGGTTTCCCATTTCCTGCTGGCCTGCTCCACTTGCGACAGCAAGCACTCGAGGCCCTTCGACGGCGTCGTGCAGCTGTCGCTGAGCAGCGTCGCCACCCTCTCCTTCGTGTGCCTGTCCAGGTTCGTCCGGAAGTACGGGCTCCGGAGGTTCTTGTTCTTTGATAAGCTGGTTGATGAGAGCGAGACAGTTCGAAAGGGATATACGGGACAACTCAACGTGAGTTTCCTAACCCATTTCTCTCTAATTATATTTGCATTTTACTCAGAATTCAGGAACCTTAGAAAGTTggcgttttttttttccccataaaCAAACAAATTCAGAAAACAGGGTTTATACAATTTTAGCtcaatttttattcaattggTTTTTTGTTCTGGACTTTTCCCACGATTGACACAGCGTTAATCAAGCTGTGACTGTGACTGTGACAGTCAGTTTGACTTTTTTCGCCAAGTTCGGGCTCGTGAGGCTTGGTTTAGGTGATAaatatctctcaactcatcataataatttttttaaattttaatataaaatataataaataattcaacttttttaaattttaaaataataataatattaaaaaataatattctaataatattttattatctcaactcaactcaattcactttaacatccaaacgcaaccgcTGCCATATAGGCTATAAAGTTCCTTACTTCCCAACCGCAAAAGGTGTTCTCTtcgaagaagaaatgaattggGACCTTTTTGGTGGGTCATAAAGGGCAAAAAAAAGGctcaaatgaaactgatacgAGTATAGGCAAACAGGCCAGAAAACAGAGTGTATAGGTGAAGAATCTAGATAGAGATCTTCTAATTGCTCAAGTAAGATTATTGGTTTAGAATTTTCTGCACCTAATTTGGCAAGGGGGTTCAACCAAtgcaaattatattttgttaatgaGAAATACTTGTTGATTAGATTGGTTCGTTGAATTTCTTAAATGGATGGAGCTTTTATTCGGAGAATTCCGTCGCGACTATAAGATTAATGTAAAAGAGAAGTAGAATGGTGTAAATTAATTGCAGAAATTTCTGTTGTATTTTCCgagatatttttttccttgatataaagtaaaatatttcTGCTACAATTTAAGCGactttccatatattttttaattcatgcAGAGATCACTAAAGCTCCTCTCAGTCTTTGTCGTCCCCTGCTTCGTGGCCGAGAGCGCATACAAGATATGGTGGTACGCCTCCGGGGCCTCACAAATTCCTTTCCTGGGCAATGTCTACGTGAGCGACACTGTAGCATGCATCATGGAGCTGTGCTCTTGGCTCTATCGCACGACCGTAATTTTCCTTGTGTGTGTTCTCTTCCGTCTGATCTGCTACCTCCAGATCCTTCGACTGCAGGACTTCGCGTCCGTTTTCCAGGTGGACTCCGACGTGGAGTCCGTGTTGTCGGAGCACCTTAGGATCAGGAGGCATCTACGGATCATAAGCCATCGATACAGGGCGTTCATCTTGTGGGCCTTGATCCTCATCACAGGGAGCCAATTTGCTTCGCTGCTCATCACCACCAAAAGCAGCGCCGACGTTAATATATACAAAGCCGGAGAACTCGCGGTACGtggcactatatatatatataaagagtataacgaatatatttatatattaataaaataattataaatgtgttatttttttttttataaaaatatctgatGACCTTCCATtcttatgtaaaaaattaaataattttggtTCGGTGCAGCTATGCTCTATAACTCTTCTTACCGGGCTCATGATACTAATGCGGAGCGCAACAAAGATTACACACAAGGCACAATCAGTAACATGCCTTGCTGCTAAATGGCACGTTTGCGCTACGTTGGAGTCCTTTGAGGGTGCCGATGGTGAGACCCCAAGAGCTCAGGTGGACCACGGCCTAGTGTTTCCTGTGGGTGCCGGGGAAGAATCGGACGGTGAGGAAGCCGGCGATGAGGAAGATGACCTAGATAACGACAAACTGATCCCATCATACGCGTATAGCACCATTTCTTTCCAGAAGAGACAAGCTCTAGGTATATATGCATGTCACAAAGAAAGAATCACTTTCAAATGAATGCCATGGTTGACCTTGATGAATTTGCTTTTTCCCGATCAATGACACgagtaatatatatgcatgcattcttTGTTTAAACTTAATTTACACAAATGAACATTTTGACTTATGCACAGCATTCCCTTTTATCAATGCATTCAactgatttttgttttgttttgtttctattcTCAGTGACGTACTTTGAGAATAATAGAGCAGGGATTACAGTTTTCGGCTTCACGTTGGACCGGACTACACTACACACCATTTTCGGTATCGAGTTATCTTTGGTTCTCTGGTTGCTTGGAAAAACCATTGGCATTTCTTAAGGATTAATCCAAGAGATCTACGTACCGGCCTCCATTACTTACGTTAGAGAGACATCCTGTTTTCtgggttttgtatttttattctcATTCTTTTACCTTATATCGTGCGATTTGTTCTGGAAGTTTCTTCAGGCTTTTATGGTTTATAATGTTGTTATGATTCTCGATTAATAGATTTATTGCgttttcatttattaattaaaatatgaagcCCCCCAGTCATGAGAAAGAATAAGTCAAAGGGTGCATTTTTATGAAACAAATTATTGGATAATTTcgagatatagatatatatatgtcaatgggagtatataataacaattttgCTACTTACAACTGGCTATATGCAACCGTGGAGTAATTGAGTTTGCCATGTCATCTTCTGacagaattaaaaataaaataaaaattgaaaagatgaTTGAGCAGGATAAGACATTTGAGAAGAGAGGAAACGCCCAAATCCCAAACCCATTTTAAAACTCATCTGTAAACTCAAAAGAAGACTACAACATTTTGACTGGAAAATCCGAGGTACCATCTATAAATATTTCTTCCATATGTAAACCATCTGCTTTGTGTTTCCATGACAGTGGATTAAGtattgttttctcaaatttaagcATGTATGAAGTTTTCAGAATAATACCAAGAAAATAATCTATTTCTTGATCTGGGTACGCCATCATTAGATAGGCtttcgttttgttttttcatgCTTTTCTTTTAGTCTTTCTTGGACAAATGGGTGGAAGAAAAAAGACATGAACATCCATTTCAAGAGTTTTGGTGAAAGAGAAGGGGAGTAACGATTTTGTCAAGGAGAATGAGGTAGAAGTAGTaggaggagaaaaataaaaatgatgtgttttactttttcattaaacATTATATTTTGCATGTTGCCTAAATGAAACACAGTCGTTACATTTAATGACGTGAGTCGACTGCATGGGAGGCGGT from Juglans regia cultivar Chandler chromosome 2, Walnut 2.0, whole genome shotgun sequence carries:
- the LOC108984576 gene encoding uncharacterized protein LOC108984576, which produces MGDEDREALLSRNTKFTRCISHAQDELQSFRSYLQWMCVDQSNVWTACLSWSMFILFAIVVPAVSHFLLACSTCDSKHSRPFDGVVQLSLSSVATLSFVCLSRFVRKYGLRRFLFFDKLVDESETVRKGYTGQLNRSLKLLSVFVVPCFVAESAYKIWWYASGASQIPFLGNVYVSDTVACIMELCSWLYRTTVIFLVCVLFRLICYLQILRLQDFASVFQVDSDVESVLSEHLRIRRHLRIISHRYRAFILWALILITGSQFASLLITTKSSADVNIYKAGELALCSITLLTGLMILMRSATKITHKAQSVTCLAAKWHVCATLESFEGADGETPRAQVDHGLVFPVGAGEESDGEEAGDEEDDLDNDKLIPSYAYSTISFQKRQALVTYFENNRAGITVFGFTLDRTTLHTIFGIELSLVLWLLGKTIGIS